In Desulfuromonas acetexigens, the following proteins share a genomic window:
- a CDS encoding M16 family metallopeptidase → MIRTFRWLPLILSLLLAGCSATAPVRPDQLSFAPLEFEVPRIEAVTLANGIRLYLHEDHELPLVEISVMTGSGGIADPPEQTGLTDLLAALLRTGGAGRFSPEAFDHELERMAADFSVAADTYTTQMALSLRRDDLRAGLEMLHAVLYQPKFDAGRLELARRQAIELVRRQDDDPGSLASRELMRALYGEHPLGRSPSVAGLESIRREDLVERHRRDLAEAPLWIGISGDFESAEVTRLMTEIFADRTAGPGSKAPVPPLVPAEAPALWLAEKEIPQSTILFGEVAIDKDNPDLPAVRVMNFILGGGGFNSRLMREVRSNRGLAYSVYSYYDVGRRLPGPFVAGCETKNGAAAEVVALMRGIMNDLRDKTVTAEELRLAQESLINSFVFAFSDSHQVLNQQMRLDYYDYAPDYLQTYRDRIAAVSVADVQRVARTYLNPDRQQLVLVGNPAEFAAPPESLGLPVRKVERKKP, encoded by the coding sequence ATGATCCGCACGTTTCGTTGGCTGCCGTTGATCCTGTCTCTGCTCCTTGCGGGCTGCTCCGCCACGGCGCCGGTGCGGCCGGACCAGCTCAGCTTCGCCCCCCTGGAATTCGAGGTGCCGCGCATCGAGGCGGTGACTTTGGCCAACGGCATTCGCCTCTATCTGCACGAGGATCATGAACTCCCCCTGGTGGAGATCAGTGTCATGACCGGTTCGGGAGGGATCGCCGATCCGCCGGAGCAGACCGGCCTGACTGATCTGCTGGCGGCGCTGCTGCGCACCGGCGGAGCGGGACGCTTCAGCCCGGAGGCCTTCGATCACGAACTGGAGCGCATGGCCGCCGACTTTTCCGTGGCCGCCGACACCTACACCACGCAGATGGCCCTCTCGCTGCGCCGGGACGACCTGCGCGCCGGGCTGGAGATGCTCCACGCCGTCCTCTATCAGCCGAAATTCGATGCCGGGCGGCTGGAGTTGGCGCGCCGCCAGGCGATCGAGCTGGTGCGCCGCCAGGACGACGATCCCGGCTCCCTCGCTTCGCGGGAGCTGATGCGCGCCCTCTACGGCGAACATCCCCTGGGGCGTTCGCCGAGCGTCGCCGGTCTGGAATCGATCCGGCGTGAGGATCTGGTCGAGCGCCATCGCCGCGACCTGGCCGAAGCGCCGCTCTGGATCGGCATCAGCGGCGATTTCGAGAGTGCGGAGGTGACGCGCCTGATGACGGAAATCTTCGCCGACCGGACCGCCGGTCCGGGGAGCAAGGCGCCGGTGCCGCCGCTGGTGCCGGCCGAAGCTCCGGCGCTGTGGCTGGCCGAGAAGGAGATTCCGCAAAGCACTATCCTCTTCGGCGAGGTTGCCATCGACAAGGACAACCCCGATCTGCCGGCGGTGCGGGTGATGAACTTCATCCTCGGCGGCGGCGGCTTCAATTCCCGGCTGATGCGCGAGGTCCGTTCCAACCGCGGGCTGGCCTATTCGGTCTATTCCTACTACGACGTCGGCCGGCGCCTGCCCGGACCCTTCGTTGCCGGCTGCGAAACCAAAAACGGCGCCGCCGCCGAAGTCGTCGCCCTGATGCGGGGGATCATGAACGATCTGCGGGATAAGACAGTGACGGCTGAGGAGTTGCGACTGGCCCAGGAGAGTTTGATCAATTCCTTCGTCTTCGCCTTCAGCGACAGCCATCAGGTGCTGAACCAGCAGATGCGCCTTGATTATTACGACTATGCGCCGGATTATCTGCAGACCTATCGTGACAGGATCGCCGCCGTCAGCGTCGCGGATGTCCAGCGGGTCGCCCGGACCTATCTCAACCCCGACCGCCAGCAACTGGTGCTGGTGGGCAATCCTGCCGAGTTCGCCGCTCCCCCCGAAAGCCTGGGGCTGCCGGTGCGAAAAGTGGAGCGTAAAAAACCTTAG
- a CDS encoding dihydrolipoyl dehydrogenase: MEQNFDVIIVGAGSAGLAALREVRKRTDNFLLINDGPYGTTCARVGCMPSKALIEAANAFARRKDFPAFGISGGESLTVDIPAVLRRVRSLRDKFVGGVLKATEDLGERNLAGRARMIDAQTVEVDGRRFRAKRIVLAPGSRPVVPEAWRAFGDGILTTDNLFEQADLPGRMAVIGLGAIGVEMAQALARLGITVTAFDLSPRLAGLSDEEVNAPLVKLLEKEFAIHTGEGAELRRVEGGIEVTAGAAKVVVDRVLVAMGRRPNVDDLGLETLGIPLDKRGQPQVNPTTLQVADLPIFLAGDANGQAALLHEAADEGHIAGLNAVAESIHCFQRRTSLAVVFSDPEVAVVGKRWRELDSEAVVAGKVSFARHGRARTAEKNKGVLHIYADKKSGRLLGAEMCVPAAEHMVHLLALAIERGLKVGDLLRMPFYHPVYEEGLRSALRELAGQLPCAGESDLASCGAYTIEALD, translated from the coding sequence ATGGAGCAAAATTTCGACGTGATCATCGTCGGCGCCGGTTCCGCCGGGCTGGCGGCTCTGCGTGAGGTGCGCAAACGTACCGATAATTTTCTGCTGATCAACGACGGCCCTTACGGCACGACTTGCGCCCGAGTCGGCTGCATGCCGTCGAAGGCCCTGATCGAGGCGGCCAACGCCTTTGCCCGGCGCAAGGATTTCCCCGCTTTCGGCATTTCCGGCGGCGAGTCCCTGACCGTCGATATCCCGGCGGTGCTGCGCCGGGTGCGGAGCCTGCGGGACAAATTTGTCGGCGGCGTGCTCAAGGCGACCGAGGATCTCGGCGAGCGCAATCTCGCCGGTCGTGCCCGGATGATCGACGCGCAAACTGTCGAGGTCGACGGCCGCCGTTTTCGGGCCAAGCGCATCGTTCTCGCCCCCGGCAGCCGCCCCGTTGTCCCCGAAGCCTGGCGTGCTTTCGGCGATGGAATTCTCACCACCGACAACCTCTTCGAACAGGCCGACCTGCCGGGGCGCATGGCGGTCATCGGCCTCGGCGCCATTGGTGTGGAAATGGCCCAGGCCCTCGCCCGCCTCGGTATCACCGTGACCGCCTTTGACCTGAGCCCGCGCCTGGCGGGCCTCAGCGACGAGGAAGTAAACGCGCCCTTGGTCAAGCTGCTGGAAAAAGAGTTCGCCATCCACACCGGGGAAGGTGCTGAGTTGCGCCGGGTCGAAGGTGGCATCGAAGTTACCGCCGGCGCGGCAAAGGTGGTCGTTGACCGGGTGCTGGTCGCCATGGGGCGGCGCCCCAATGTCGACGATCTGGGGCTGGAGACCCTCGGCATTCCCCTGGATAAGCGCGGCCAGCCGCAGGTCAATCCCACGACCCTGCAAGTGGCCGATCTCCCCATCTTCCTCGCCGGGGACGCCAACGGCCAGGCGGCGCTCCTGCATGAGGCGGCGGACGAGGGGCACATCGCCGGCCTCAACGCCGTGGCCGAATCGATCCACTGTTTCCAGCGCCGCACCTCCCTGGCCGTCGTTTTCTCCGACCCCGAAGTCGCGGTGGTGGGAAAACGCTGGAGGGAACTCGACTCCGAGGCCGTCGTTGCCGGCAAGGTTTCTTTCGCCCGACATGGGCGGGCCCGCACGGCGGAGAAGAACAAGGGCGTGCTGCATATCTATGCCGACAAAAAAAGCGGACGGCTGCTCGGCGCCGAGATGTGCGTCCCCGCCGCCGAGCACATGGTGCATTTGCTGGCCCTGGCCATCGAGCGGGGCCTGAAGGTCGGGGATCTGCTGCGCATGCCTTTTTATCATCCGGTCTATGAAGAAGGCTTGCGCAGCGCTCTGCGCGAGCTGGCCGGGCAATTACCCTGCGCCGGTGAGTCCGATCTGGCGAGCTGCGGCGCTTATACTATCGAGGCGTTGGATTAA
- a CDS encoding MarC family protein, with protein MDSSFTLFAAFALQLFIIVDPIAGVPVFLAITPDNTRAQRRAMAVRGCLAAFAILVFFLLGGRWLMDYFAIETAAVRICGGLLLFGISLEMLYGRPTGTGTSPREERLAEAKADISITPLAFPLLAGPGAIATGLIFVEQVHSASDYLALLAASALVFVVTALLLLRADDLLRFIGTLGAAIVTRLMGLVLAFLAVQYVIEGIRGAFAS; from the coding sequence ATGGATTCATCTTTCACTCTCTTTGCGGCCTTTGCCCTGCAACTCTTCATCATCGTCGACCCCATCGCCGGGGTGCCGGTCTTTCTCGCCATCACCCCGGACAATACCCGCGCCCAGCGGCGGGCCATGGCCGTTCGCGGTTGTCTGGCGGCCTTCGCCATCCTTGTTTTTTTTCTCCTTGGCGGGCGCTGGCTGATGGACTATTTCGCCATCGAAACGGCGGCGGTACGGATCTGCGGCGGGCTTTTGCTCTTCGGGATCTCCCTGGAGATGCTCTATGGCCGTCCCACCGGCACCGGCACCAGCCCTCGGGAAGAGCGGCTGGCCGAGGCCAAGGCGGATATTTCCATTACCCCCCTGGCCTTCCCCCTGCTGGCGGGGCCGGGTGCCATCGCCACCGGGCTGATCTTCGTCGAACAGGTCCATTCAGCGAGCGATTATCTCGCCCTCTTGGCGGCGAGTGCCCTGGTTTTTGTCGTCACCGCCCTGTTGCTGCTGCGTGCCGATGACCTGTTGCGCTTCATCGGCACCCTGGGCGCGGCCATCGTCACCCGGCTGATGGGGCTGGTGCTGGCCTTTCTTGCCGTCCAGTATGTCATTGAGGGCATTCGCGGGGCCTTCGCTTCCTGA
- a CDS encoding YihY/virulence factor BrkB family protein, whose protein sequence is MSLIDEGRKRLRNFLEEDLWRMEAESLSRPRALLLRQARVVIAAFQGFFADRCMLRASALTYATLLSVVPLLALMFAVLKGFGVQNALEPLILNNLAPGTEDVVTQIIHYIDNTNVARLGFVGLAALVLTVLTLLSNIEKSFNYIWGVDETRPMLRRFSDYFSVVTIGPIFVLAAISMTSSLASNDLIAHLRENSYLGPLVPLLFKSIPYVGMWITFTVLYIFMPNTRVNTSAALVGGILGGTLWQLAQWGYVHFQVGVGRYNAIYGTMAALPIFMVWLYVSWLIVLLGLEVSYAWQNLRRASSDIRGPEVNFASRELVSLTAMLVIAENFYRGEKPWDLARIAAHINLPPRLAQDILGHLTRLGFLSEVRDGKAGGPAYQPGCALDTLTVHGLLQGLKADGARYTRLRKTPERELVREIEETIDGAGREALAGLTLRTLVGRLQDLRGEGKVQLSVENSARENSPSAKTA, encoded by the coding sequence ATGTCGTTGATCGATGAGGGGCGGAAAAGGCTCCGGAATTTTCTGGAGGAGGATCTCTGGCGTATGGAGGCGGAGAGTCTTTCCCGTCCCCGCGCTTTGCTGCTCCGTCAGGCACGGGTGGTGATCGCCGCCTTTCAGGGGTTTTTCGCCGACCGTTGCATGCTGCGCGCCTCGGCCCTGACCTATGCCACGCTCTTGTCCGTCGTCCCCCTCTTGGCGCTGATGTTCGCGGTGCTCAAGGGCTTCGGCGTGCAGAACGCCCTCGAGCCGCTGATCCTCAACAACCTCGCCCCGGGGACCGAGGATGTCGTCACTCAGATCATCCATTACATCGACAACACCAACGTCGCCCGGCTCGGATTCGTGGGTCTCGCCGCTCTGGTGCTGACAGTGCTGACGCTCCTCTCCAATATCGAAAAAAGTTTCAACTATATCTGGGGGGTCGACGAAACCCGCCCTATGCTGCGGCGTTTTTCCGATTACTTTTCCGTTGTCACCATCGGCCCGATCTTCGTCCTGGCGGCCATCTCCATGACTTCCTCCCTGGCCAGCAACGACCTCATCGCCCACCTGCGGGAGAACAGCTACCTGGGGCCGCTGGTCCCGCTGCTCTTCAAATCGATCCCCTATGTTGGCATGTGGATCACCTTCACCGTCCTCTATATTTTTATGCCCAATACCCGGGTCAATACCTCGGCGGCCCTGGTCGGCGGAATCCTCGGCGGCACCCTCTGGCAGCTGGCCCAGTGGGGCTATGTTCATTTCCAGGTCGGGGTCGGGCGCTACAACGCCATCTACGGCACCATGGCGGCGTTGCCGATCTTTATGGTCTGGCTCTATGTGAGCTGGCTGATCGTACTGCTCGGCCTCGAAGTCAGCTACGCCTGGCAGAATCTGCGCCGGGCCTCCAGCGATATTCGCGGCCCCGAGGTCAATTTCGCCAGCCGCGAGCTGGTTTCCCTCACCGCCATGCTGGTCATCGCCGAAAACTTCTATCGCGGGGAAAAACCCTGGGATCTAGCCCGCATCGCCGCCCACATCAATCTCCCTCCGCGCCTGGCCCAGGACATTCTCGGGCACTTGACCCGCCTCGGTTTTCTCAGTGAGGTGCGCGACGGCAAGGCCGGCGGTCCGGCCTATCAGCCGGGCTGCGCCCTCGATACTCTGACGGTGCATGGGCTGTTGCAGGGGTTGAAGGCGGACGGCGCCCGTTATACCCGGTTGCGCAAGACGCCGGAGCGGGAACTGGTGCGGGAGATCGAAGAAACCATCGACGGAGCCGGGCGTGAGGCTTTGGCTGGCCTGACTCTGCGGACCTTGGTGGGGCGATTGCAGGATCTGCGGGGGGAGGGGAAGGTTCAGCTCTCCGTGGAAAATTCGGCGAGGGAAAATTCGCCGTCGGCGAAGACCGCGTAG
- a CDS encoding YkgJ family cysteine cluster protein encodes MERLSNYRQLVARVDELCARIEGDFREGIFCRRGCDSCCRHLSLFPVEAAALTAALAEAPEGLATEIRERAREAAEDGPCPLLKDGACLLYAARPLICRTHGLPLLGRRDGERFIDYCPLNFQGMESLPASAVIDLETLNATLAAVNRLFVKESGGDEGRAEERITIARALRSDV; translated from the coding sequence ATGGAGAGACTTAGTAATTATCGGCAGTTGGTGGCGCGGGTGGATGAGCTTTGTGCCCGGATCGAAGGGGACTTTCGCGAGGGGATTTTCTGTCGACGGGGGTGTGACAGCTGTTGTCGGCACCTGTCTCTTTTTCCGGTAGAGGCGGCGGCGCTGACGGCGGCACTGGCCGAGGCCCCGGAGGGGCTGGCGACGGAGATTCGCGAGCGCGCCCGGGAGGCGGCGGAGGACGGCCCCTGTCCGCTGCTCAAGGACGGAGCCTGCCTGCTCTACGCAGCACGACCGCTTATCTGCCGTACCCACGGCCTGCCCCTGCTTGGCCGCCGCGACGGCGAGCGTTTCATCGACTACTGCCCGTTGAATTTTCAGGGGATGGAGAGTCTGCCCGCCTCGGCGGTCATCGACCTGGAAACGCTGAACGCCACCCTGGCGGCGGTCAACCGGCTGTTTGTCAAGGAGTCGGGTGGGGACGAAGGCCGCGCCGAGGAACGGATCACGATCGCCCGAGCGTTGCGGTCGGATGTCTGA
- a CDS encoding UDP-2,3-diacylglucosamine diphosphatase: MRDLFIADAHLLAPQDANYRRLLEFLRAQRGRTRTLVLLGDIFEFWIGYRYCVFSAYVPLLEALHELREAGARIVYVEGNHDFHLGPYFAETLGCDILPDGGIIELDGQKIHISHGDLIDPADRGYRLLRRFLRSRFLRLLAANLPPDWAWAIARWAGNLSRRSYSPRPRREAPLQLLEEHARRHFASGCQAVVTGHFHAPVRRDFDGKVMIALGDWIDQYSYAVFADGEFSLAEFSTES, from the coding sequence ATGAGAGACCTGTTCATTGCCGACGCCCATCTGCTTGCTCCGCAGGACGCCAACTACCGGCGGCTGCTGGAGTTTCTCCGCGCCCAGCGGGGCCGGACACGCACTCTGGTGCTGCTCGGCGACATCTTCGAATTCTGGATCGGCTACCGCTATTGCGTCTTTTCCGCCTATGTACCGCTGCTCGAAGCCCTGCACGAACTGCGGGAGGCGGGAGCGCGCATCGTCTATGTGGAGGGCAACCACGACTTCCATCTCGGTCCCTATTTCGCCGAAACCTTAGGCTGCGACATCCTCCCCGACGGCGGCATCATCGAGCTCGACGGCCAAAAAATCCATATCAGTCACGGCGACCTGATCGATCCCGCCGACCGGGGCTATCGCCTGCTGCGGCGTTTTCTGCGCAGCCGCTTCCTGCGCCTTCTCGCCGCCAACCTGCCGCCGGATTGGGCCTGGGCCATCGCCCGCTGGGCCGGCAATCTCAGCCGCCGCTCCTATTCCCCCAGGCCGCGCCGCGAGGCTCCTCTGCAGCTTCTCGAAGAACATGCCCGCCGCCACTTCGCAAGCGGTTGCCAGGCCGTCGTCACCGGCCATTTTCATGCCCCGGTACGCCGCGATTTCGACGGCAAGGTCATGATCGCCCTCGGCGACTGGATCGACCAGTATTCCTACGCGGTCTTCGCCGACGGCGAATTTTCCCTCGCCGAATTTTCCACGGAGAGCTGA
- a CDS encoding M16 family metallopeptidase — MLSKHCLLRGPATLFTLFLLSLTTLAGADTLAEKVREHTFANGLKLLLVERSDAPTFTAYITLGVGSVHETSETRGVAHLLEHMLFKGTTTLGTSDYAREKPLLDEIEEVGVRLDALKGRKDANPEELETLRQRLGELQERHKAFVVKDEFSRIYAENGGTGYNAFTGKDLTTYLVSLPANKLELWAAIEADRMKNAVLREFFTEREVIQEERRRSYDSDPRGMLYEHLLTTAFTAHPYRNPIIGWHSDIENLSLEETRDFLQRYYAPVNTVMALVGDLDFDATVAMIERYFGDIPPGTPVPPVTAVEPPQRGEKRVSVVFDAEPSLLVGYHKPTLPEREDYVFDLIDLILGQGRTSRLYQSLVVEKQLAADISTSAAPGSRYPNLFVISATPRHPHTTAEVEEAIYAELERLASEPVSAEELTRSRNRLATDRLRYLKTNSGLARMLTYYQTIAGDWRYLVDYDEEVASIGAEEIMETAKRYFSPANRTVAVLNKEGGQR; from the coding sequence ATGCTGTCAAAACATTGTCTGCTGCGGGGTCCGGCGACCCTTTTCACCCTTTTTCTGCTGTCGCTGACGACCCTGGCCGGGGCCGATACCCTGGCCGAAAAGGTGCGTGAACACACCTTCGCCAATGGCCTCAAGCTGCTTCTGGTCGAGCGCTCCGACGCACCGACCTTTACCGCCTACATCACCCTCGGCGTCGGTTCGGTGCACGAAACGAGCGAAACCCGCGGCGTCGCCCATCTCCTCGAACATATGCTCTTCAAGGGGACGACCACCCTGGGGACGAGTGACTATGCCCGGGAAAAACCCCTGCTGGACGAGATCGAGGAAGTGGGGGTCCGGCTCGACGCCCTGAAGGGGCGCAAGGATGCCAATCCCGAGGAGTTGGAGACTTTGCGCCAACGGCTGGGCGAGTTGCAGGAACGGCACAAGGCCTTTGTGGTCAAGGATGAATTCTCCCGCATCTACGCCGAAAACGGTGGCACCGGCTACAACGCCTTTACCGGCAAGGATCTCACCACCTATCTCGTCTCTCTGCCCGCCAACAAGCTGGAGCTCTGGGCCGCCATCGAGGCGGACCGGATGAAGAACGCGGTGCTGCGTGAGTTTTTCACCGAGCGCGAGGTCATTCAGGAAGAGCGGCGGCGGTCTTACGACAGCGACCCCCGGGGGATGCTCTACGAACATCTGCTGACCACCGCCTTCACCGCCCATCCCTACCGCAACCCGATCATCGGCTGGCATTCGGATATCGAAAACCTCTCGCTGGAGGAAACCCGCGATTTCCTTCAGCGTTATTATGCGCCGGTGAATACCGTCATGGCCCTGGTCGGCGATCTCGATTTCGACGCGACGGTGGCCATGATCGAGCGCTATTTCGGCGACATCCCGCCGGGGACGCCGGTGCCGCCGGTGACGGCGGTGGAGCCGCCGCAGCGGGGGGAGAAACGGGTGTCGGTGGTTTTCGACGCAGAGCCGTCGCTGCTGGTCGGTTACCACAAACCGACCCTGCCGGAGCGGGAGGACTATGTCTTCGATCTCATCGACCTGATTCTCGGTCAGGGGCGCACCTCCCGCCTCTATCAGAGCCTGGTGGTGGAAAAACAGCTGGCCGCCGATATCTCCACCTCGGCCGCCCCCGGTTCCCGTTATCCCAACCTTTTCGTGATCTCCGCCACCCCCCGCCACCCGCACACGACGGCGGAAGTGGAAGAAGCGATTTACGCCGAACTCGAACGGCTGGCGAGCGAGCCGGTAAGCGCGGAGGAGTTGACCCGTTCCCGCAACCGGCTGGCCACCGACCGGCTGCGCTATCTCAAGACCAATTCCGGGCTGGCCCGGATGCTGACCTACTACCAGACCATCGCTGGCGACTGGCGCTATCTGGTTGATTACGACGAAGAGGTGGCGAGCATCGGTGCCGAGGAGATCATGGAAACGGCCAAGCGTTACTTCAGCCCGGCCAACCGCACTGTCGCCGTGTTGAACAAGGAAGGGGGTCAGCGATGA
- the sppA gene encoding signal peptide peptidase SppA, translating to MKRWTLLLSLLLLGGCAFVKIPLSDPVGSAREQVVEGSGRAKLAMVDISGLISLAPVGLERFSKEPPLIPRLKEELRLALKDPAVVGLLVRIDSGGGSVTASDILYHELKRFGEEKGVPVVACVMDKALSGGYYAALAADAIVAHPTALVGGVGVITFKFNIAGLLDKWGIEEETVKSGPLKDFWSPLRPSEPEEIALMQGVTDRFHQRFLGLIEENRELSPCTLKQLGRGGVFDATGAKGLRIVDEVGYLEDALALLRTLAGVDEARVVIYRRPGAYAENIYAAGAPLAQAAALLDGFAGEALLPSFRYQYAP from the coding sequence ATGAAGAGATGGACGTTGTTGCTGAGCCTGTTGCTGCTGGGAGGCTGTGCCTTCGTCAAGATCCCTCTTTCTGACCCGGTCGGTTCGGCTCGGGAGCAGGTGGTGGAAGGCTCCGGCCGGGCCAAGCTGGCGATGGTCGATATCAGCGGCCTGATCTCCCTGGCGCCGGTGGGGCTGGAGCGTTTTTCCAAGGAGCCACCGCTGATCCCCCGGCTGAAGGAGGAGTTGCGTCTGGCGCTGAAGGATCCCGCCGTGGTCGGGCTCCTGGTGCGCATCGACAGCGGCGGCGGCTCGGTGACGGCGAGCGACATCCTCTACCATGAGCTGAAACGCTTCGGCGAGGAAAAGGGGGTGCCGGTCGTCGCCTGCGTCATGGACAAGGCCCTCTCCGGCGGTTACTACGCGGCGTTGGCCGCCGACGCCATTGTCGCCCATCCCACCGCCTTGGTCGGCGGTGTCGGCGTGATCACCTTCAAGTTCAATATCGCCGGACTGCTCGACAAATGGGGGATCGAGGAGGAGACGGTGAAAAGCGGCCCGCTCAAGGATTTCTGGTCGCCGCTGCGCCCCAGCGAACCGGAGGAAATCGCCCTGATGCAGGGGGTCACCGACCGCTTCCATCAGCGCTTTCTCGGCCTGATCGAGGAGAACCGCGAGCTTAGCCCCTGCACCCTCAAGCAGCTCGGGCGCGGGGGCGTCTTTGACGCCACCGGGGCCAAGGGCCTGCGCATCGTCGACGAGGTCGGTTATCTGGAAGACGCCCTGGCCCTGCTGCGCACCCTCGCCGGGGTCGACGAAGCGCGGGTGGTGATCTACCGCCGTCCCGGCGCCTACGCCGAAAACATCTACGCGGCTGGTGCTCCCCTGGCGCAGGCGGCGGCGCTCCTCGACGGGTTCGCCGGTGAAGCGCTCTTGCCCAGTTTCCGCTACCAGTACGCGCCATGA
- the pfkA gene encoding 6-phosphofructokinase — MSRRRIAVLTSGGDSPGMNATVRAVVRACLAAGVEIVGFQKGYTGLIDRLYETLTTRSVSNVLQRGGTFLQSARCKQMMEEAGQRLAADNLKGLGVEGLVVIGGDGSLRGAHALQRQGIRVIGIPASIDNDIPFTDMSLGADTALNNIIHAVDCLKDTASSHDRTFVVETMGRNCGYLAVMSAIASGAEYALIPEAPYDIDDICKNLRRRYQEGRSNSIIMVAEGAGKAQQIADQIKDKIGFETRVMILGHYQRGGSPTSFDRTLAARFGVAAVEALLAGDGGKMVGLSYSSIQLTDIEEVLAKGRRGIDPVIVKLAATLGV, encoded by the coding sequence ATGAGCAGAAGACGAATTGCAGTATTGACCAGCGGCGGCGACAGCCCCGGCATGAACGCTACCGTGCGCGCCGTGGTCCGCGCCTGTCTCGCCGCCGGCGTGGAAATCGTCGGTTTCCAGAAAGGCTATACCGGCCTCATCGATCGCCTCTATGAAACGCTCACGACCCGTTCGGTGAGCAACGTCCTCCAGCGCGGCGGCACCTTTCTGCAGAGCGCCCGCTGCAAGCAGATGATGGAAGAAGCGGGGCAGCGCCTGGCCGCCGACAACCTCAAGGGGCTGGGCGTCGAGGGACTGGTGGTGATCGGCGGCGACGGCAGCCTGCGCGGCGCCCACGCCCTGCAACGGCAGGGCATCCGGGTCATTGGCATCCCCGCCTCCATCGACAACGACATCCCCTTCACCGACATGTCCCTGGGGGCTGACACCGCCCTCAACAACATCATCCACGCCGTCGACTGCCTCAAGGATACCGCTTCTTCCCACGACCGCACCTTCGTCGTCGAAACCATGGGGCGCAACTGCGGCTACCTGGCGGTCATGTCGGCCATCGCCAGCGGCGCCGAATACGCCCTGATTCCCGAGGCCCCTTACGACATCGACGACATCTGCAAAAACCTGCGCCGCCGCTATCAGGAAGGACGTAGCAATTCCATCATCATGGTCGCCGAAGGGGCCGGCAAAGCCCAACAGATCGCCGACCAGATCAAGGACAAGATCGGCTTCGAGACCCGGGTCATGATTCTCGGCCACTACCAGCGCGGCGGCTCCCCCACCTCCTTCGACCGCACCCTCGCCGCCCGCTTTGGGGTGGCGGCGGTAGAGGCCCTGCTCGCCGGCGACGGCGGCAAGATGGTCGGTCTTTCCTATTCATCCATCCAACTGACCGACATCGAAGAGGTGCTCGCCAAGGGCCGGCGCGGCATCGATCCGGTTATCGTCAAACTCGCCGCCACCCTCGGCGTCTGA
- a CDS encoding nucleoside recognition domain-containing protein, with protein sequence MNEAVPDLPTRLRTGLSGGVQTALKLCKYVLPLYVLVDLLKQTPVIAWLGAFFAPLMGLFGLPGEAAFAFVAAFLLNLYAAIAVMAPLDLSPWQVTQCGLMMGIAHNLLVEGAVLRGTGTRGGVLTLCRLLIAALAGWLLLGLRALGVG encoded by the coding sequence ATGAACGAAGCCGTCCCCGACCTCCCGACGCGCCTCCGCACCGGCTTGAGCGGGGGCGTGCAGACGGCTCTCAAACTCTGCAAGTACGTGCTGCCGCTCTACGTGCTGGTCGATCTGCTTAAGCAGACTCCGGTCATCGCCTGGCTCGGCGCCTTTTTCGCGCCGCTGATGGGGCTCTTCGGTCTCCCCGGCGAGGCCGCCTTCGCCTTTGTCGCCGCCTTTCTACTCAATCTCTATGCCGCCATCGCGGTCATGGCTCCCCTCGATCTCAGCCCCTGGCAGGTGACCCAATGCGGACTGATGATGGGCATCGCTCATAATCTGCTGGTCGAAGGCGCCGTGCTGCGCGGCACCGGCACCCGGGGGGGCGTGCTGACGTTGTGCCGACTGCTCATCGCCGCCCTGGCCGGCTGGCTGCTGCTCGGGCTGCGGGCGCTGGGGGTGGGCTGA
- a CDS encoding nucleoside recognition domain-containing protein, with protein METLYPALLGAAQLALKLLLIIVPLVTLFEVFRYLPVFRRIGDAVEPLMRGMGLGREAAVPLFTGIFLGIAYGAGIIIRVAQQKRLPRRELFLMGLFLATCHAVVEDTLIFVVIGGDAWLILGIRIVLAVLLTAVLAGIWKRRAD; from the coding sequence ATGGAAACGCTCTATCCCGCTCTGCTCGGCGCCGCGCAACTGGCCCTCAAGCTGCTGCTGATCATCGTGCCGCTGGTGACCCTCTTCGAGGTCTTCCGTTATCTGCCCGTCTTCCGCCGCATCGGCGACGCCGTCGAGCCGTTGATGCGCGGCATGGGCCTCGGTCGGGAGGCGGCGGTGCCGCTTTTCACCGGCATCTTTCTCGGCATCGCCTACGGCGCCGGGATCATCATCCGCGTCGCCCAGCAGAAGCGGCTCCCCCGGCGCGAACTCTTCCTCATGGGACTCTTTCTCGCCACCTGTCACGCGGTAGTCGAGGATACGTTGATTTTCGTCGTCATTGGCGGCGATGCCTGGCTGATCCTCGGCATTCGTATCGTGCTGGCGGTGCTGCTTACGGCGGTGCTGGCAGGAATTTGGAAGCGACGGGCGGATTAG